The sequence AAAATCGTACGATTTTCCACCTTTCAGTTCAAAGTCACCGGAAGTCTGCCATGTTTCACCGCCATTGCAGCTAAAAGCCTTAATACCGGAACCGCCTTCATTATCAGCAGCGTCAATATGGTATGTGTATGTGATTTTGTCGCTGATAGGAGTGCCCTGCTTCAAGGCCAAGTTTCCAAGCTTAACCTGCACCTTCTGAATCACAGGTGCAATGTTATCGTATTTGTCCGCTTTTGCCTGCTGCTTTGCTTCATTGCCAACAGCATCCCGTACATAAAAGTTGTGTTCTTTGTTATCCTGGATCACAAATGTGCCGGTCTCCTGCCACTGGCCTTCGTCCATCTTAAAGGCTTTTTCTGCTAGGCCGGATTCGCTGTCCTTACCGGTAACGGTTACCTTTACTTTACCGTTTGTCCACTGTTCGCCCGCATTCGGCGGGTCCAGCACCACACCGATTTCAGGTGCGTTTGCATCTACATACTGCACCTCTACGGTCTCACCTGTGGACACATTACCCACAGCGTCTTTTGCATAAAAGGTGTAAGTCCCATTTGCTTTCACCCGGAATTCAGGCGCTTTTTGCCACTGGCCGTTATCCATCCGATAGGCAACTGCACCATAGCCGTTACCATCATCTGCCTGCACCGTCAGTGTGGCCGGAGCTTTTCCCCATGCGGTGGGATTGCCGCTTACAGTCACCCTTGGCGCCTGGGCATCCGGCTGCACAGACGGCTCTGTGCCGGTCACAGTACCGTCCGGGTCACACAACACACCTACCCAAGCGGATTGATCGGCTAACCAAGTACCAAAGTCAATGACACCGTCACTGATCCGCACATCGTCTGCCGGATCTACCGCGCCATCCACATAAATGGTCGGCACCTCTGCGCTTTCTGCTGTATAAGCGACTTTGCTGCCGGTTACTTCCAAAGTTTCCGCACCGAAGAAGTACACCTTTTTGCCCTGCACCTCCACAACCATACAGTCTTTGGTGGCAGCCATAGCAGAGGTCACCAGACCCAAAGGCAAAGCCGTCAACAACATGAGCACTGCTAACAGACAGGCCAATCCCTTTTTAGAAGTCATTTTTACTTGCAAGATTTTTGCTTTCATCATTCTTTCCCCATTTCTAATTTTTTATGTTTTATATGAAGTCACTCAATGATCTCTTTAGAGTACGCATAGCGCAGGCTCTTCATGATCTGAAAATCCGCCTGTGCATCTGCTTGCAGCAATGTGGTCTGGCCGGAGTGTTCCGCAGGTGTTTTCACTGCTGCATTTTGATCAAGTGGCATTGTGTTACCGCTATGGTCACCGGCAGGTGCCGCTGCACTACCGGTAGGCACTGTACGAGGTTGCACCTGCCTGGGCTGCACCGCAGGCCCACTGGGAGTTGCCGGAGCAGGAGCGGCTGTATGTTTGTGGTGCCGGAGCCGCTCTTGATACCCACGATCCAGCAGGGCATCGTACACCTGGGCCATATTTTTCTTGAAGAACACAAAAACGGCCGTAATTGCTAAAATCACGCCAAGCACCATAAAAGAGATAGAAAGTCCGATCATTGCACTGTACATAAATACTACCTCCTTATGTATTTTCCTTAAAATTCTGCTTGGCTTTTTGCGAGATGCTATCATCAAAGAAGCATTGCAGCGCTGCCGCTCGCTTGGGCAGGAAATAGGCTTTGTTGTCGATCAGACAATTTGCCTGGCTTTTCACCATAAAATCATATATACCCTGGCACTCTGCGTCACTGGTATTGGCGCTGTTATAAAGTGCATCATACGCGGCCAGCTGATCCTTGTTCTCTTCCAAAAAGCTGCGAATGGTTTGCAGATTTTTCATCACCTCGTCCAGATTTTTCGCTGCGCCGTTGGCGTCTGGGTCGTTGCTGTAATTGGCGGCAGCCTGATAAATCTGGGCGTAATACAATTTAATGGTTGCAATACTCGCCGGCATATCCACAGATTCTAGGCCATTTTTAATATCAAAAGGCTGATTGGGCAAAATGCGAATGCTGTCCGGATCTGTACTGGCAAAGGAACGATAATATTTGCAGGCATTATCCAGCGCATCTTTCTTATCCAAGTTGCTATTCAGTTCCACACGCAGGGCAATTTCAAAGCCGACCGTATTACGATCCTCCGTGTCCTTGATTTGTGTATATTGCCCAATATAGTCCGGTAAAGTTGCCAACTGGTTTGCGCTGGCGCTCTCTACATAGCCCTGATAAGCGTCTGCCCGGGTGGGGTCAATAGCAATGCACTCCTCATACTTGCCGCTACTTAATTTGTCCTGATAATCGTGATTGCGTACCACAAACGAAAGCGGCATCAAAATCGCACCGATCATAAAAAAGGAAATAGCCGCAGCAATCAATCCGCGAAAGGCATTGAGTTTGCGTTGTCGAATGCGAATGACAGCCTCGTCCCGGTCATGATAATGCTGAAGCGCATACTTAAAATCCGCCGCCGATTGATACCGATTGGCCGGGTTTTGCGCCGTAGCTTTATTCAGCACTTTAATCAGACCGTCTGTTACCGCCGGATTCTGCTTGCGAATATCGTCGTAAAATTCCACATCATACGGCGTTTTTCCCATCAGCAAGGAACGCAGCGTGATGCCCAGCGAATACACATCTGTGCGCGCATCCGACTGCACCTTAGCATCAAATTGTTCCGGCGCCGCATACCCGCGCGTACCCACATTGGTGGTATCGCCCACATTCTGCGGCTTGTATTTCTTTGCTATCCCAAAATCCAGCAGTTTGATCTGCTGTCTGTCCGGCAACAACTGCACATTGGCCGGCTTCATATCTCGGTAAATGATTTTTGGGGACTGGGTATGCAAATACTCCAGTACATCGCAAAGCTGGGAGCCCCAAAGCACCACATCTTCCGGTGTGGAAGGACCGTGCTTCACTTCTTCTGCCAGGGATTTGCCTTCTACAAAATCCTCAATAATGTAGATCGTATCGTTTTGATCCACAATGTCCACAATGCGCACAATATTGGGGTGATTCAGCTTGGTGAGCATTTCTGCTTCTGACACCGGCGTTAAACCGACAATATTGCTTTGGCCCGGCGGTTTCTTCTTCGCTTCCTTTACGGCCCACTGCTTTTTTAAGCGTCGATCCATGGCCAAATACACAACAGACATACCGCCATGTCCCAGTTCTGTTAAAATTTCATATTTACCATCTATAATGGATCCGATCTCTGCCATAACTGCCCCCTTAATGCACTGTCTTAAAAGCGACACCAGTCATATTGTCCTGTTCATTCCGTTGTTGCAACAGACCGATGATCTCAACTAACACATCTTGCATTCCACGCTCAGACCGTACCACCCGCGGTGAGAGCAGTCCCAGTAGCTCCTCCTCTTGGATTTCATGACGAAAACCATCTGTACACAACAGGTAAACCGTATTGGACTCCAATGTGTATTCTAAAAATTCCGGCTGCAACACATGAGAGGCGCCCACGCACTGTAAAAGTACATTGCGCCGCGTATCTTTTTCTTCCTGATCCGGAGCCAATTTTCCGGCGCTGATCTCCCGAGCCACCAGGGATTGATCCTGCGTGAGACGCGAGACATTATTTTGTATCTTATATAATCTGGAGTCGCCGATATTGACCACATACAGTTTATTGCCAATGCAAAGTGCAGCCACCACAGTCGTACCGAGAGAAATATTGTGATCCAGTCCATAATTGCCAATATCGGCATTGAGCCGATTCAACAAATGGGTCCATTCCTTGCGCAATAATGCAAAATCCATTGTGCGCTGGCTGAGCAGAATCGGCAAGCTCTGCGCAAACCAATCTGTAAAGCGTGCGACCACGGTTGCGCTGGCCACCTCGCCTTTTTTTAATCCGCCCATACCGTCACACACTACGGCGAACAACAAATTCCCATATCGCTTGCTCCGGGCGGTTTGAATACAGTAGCTGTCCTGATTGGTCTTTTTGACCGGGCCAATATCCGTTTGTGCCGCAATTAAATAATTCATTTGGAGTCCCCCTGGATTTCAAAATCTACGATCTCGTTAGCCAAAATTAACCGATCACCGGACCGCATGGGATAATGCCGATTGGGTTGCAGCTTGGCACCGTTCAGCGTTGTACCATTGGTTGAGCCGTGATCAACAACGGTATAGCCGCCCTCTGTAATAGAAACGGTTACCTGGCGCTTGCTGATATAATCATTTTGTAAGACCAGATTACAGCAACTCGGGTCTGCGCCAATGGAAAATTCTGTTCCCTGCATCGGTACGGACTGACCGGTGCGCACCACAAAAAAGGTAGCTGTAGGCATTTGGGGCATTAAAACACACGTATCACCGGAGTGATTAGACAAATCCTGCATAAGCGAAGCCGGATTAGGAGGCACAAAGCCCGGCACATATCCACTTGGTGGAACGAGAGGCTCCGTCTCACCGAAACCGTTTGGCGTCGGCGCTCCCTGCAATTCTGCTGCGCTGTACTTACCGTTGTCCGGCATATCCAGTGGCTCTGTCACGCCATAAAAATCCTCCACCGGAACATGCAAAGGTTCTGCCCCGCCATAGTTGCCGTCTGTAAAAGGCAAAATCGGTGCTGCGCTTTGTAAGTGCTGCACCGGCGTGTTCAACGGCTCCGTTGCGCCAACGGAATCATAGGCCGGTGCCATTAGCGGTTCCGTTGCGCCATACTGGTTTTGACCCGGCAGCGAAATTGGCTCTGTCATCTCCGCCATATTCTTCTGTGCAGCGCCACCAAAAGTTCTGGCAGTTTCATAAGGCGCCTGCATACCTATACCATTCGCCGCTGCCCACATATCCGGTGAACCGACCACATCACCGCAACTTTGATTTTTCTTCTTTTTCTTTCCAAATCTAAAAAGACTCATTTTTCCTTAGTCCTATGATTTTCTATACGCATTCTCTTTTGAGGCTGCGGTTTTGTTGCGACTACATATTCATATTTATTTTACAGTAACGAATTGTTCACTTCTATATGCTGTTTGCGTACTATTGGCAATTTTTTGCCTAAATTTGCATATTTCTACGCGTGATTTGTCAATTTCTGTATATTTTTCCAGTTTAAAATCACTTTCACCTTGATTTGCAATTTGGCAAGGGTTTTGGTATGATGAGAACAGAAAGCGGTCGAGTTTAGAGGCGCAATCGATGGACGGGGGGTACGGGAATGAAACCGAAAAAGCAATGGGATCACAAGTGGTACACGGAGGAATTTTTGCAACAACTAAAGGCAACGGCGGCGGTGGAGATGGACGGCGATTTGCCCTACATCACCAAATATGCACCGGACGCCGGTTCGCCAAATGGGATTGACCCGCGGCTGCTGGGCGGACCCATGGGCAAAATGGCGCGGTCCACGCAGCTGGTGCCAAATTTCATTCTGGACCGGGTCAAGATTCCGGTAACACCGAAGATCTTGGCTGGATTCCGTGCCGGGTGTGACCGTGTTTCCTATGCCAAATGCGTACAGGCAAAGATTGAAGTGCGGGACAGCACCGTACCGGCGGCGGACGGTTATCCCATTCCCATTCGCATGTACAACAGCGCCCAATGTGCGCCGGGCAGCCCCTGCCTGTATTTTATCCACGGCGGTGCCTTTGTAGGCGGCACCCTGCGCCCCTATGACGAGGGGTGGAAGCTGTTTGTAGAAAAGTTCCGCTTGCCCGTGGTGGCAGTAGATTACCGACTGCTGCCGGAGCACCCATATCCCACGCTGTACGATGACTGCTGCCGCGTACTGGAATGGCTGGGCGGCGACGGTGCCCGGGAGCTGCACATTGACCCAAGGGCCGTTTTTGTGGTAGGTGACAGCGCCGGCGGCAACCTGGCCCAAGGCTGCGCCACCCGCTACAAAGGCACCCACCGGGTGCGGGGGCAGCTGCTGCTCTACCCCACCCTAAACCTGTTTGGCAGCACAGACCGCTACTATCACCCAAAAGAAACAGACTACCACCCGGCGCCGGGACAGCAAAAGCTGGCTATGGGACTGGTGCGGCAAATGGAGCTGCTCTCTCGCTCCGGCAAGTCCTTTTTGGGTATTCCGAAGCCGGACGATCTGTGCAATCCCTACACCTCCGACCCGGCTGGGAACCCGCCCACTTTTCTCTCCGTAGGTGCGCTGGACTACCTGCGCAACGACACGGTGGCTTGGGCCCACAAGCTGCACGACGCCGGCGTGCCCACCCGCCTGGTCATGTATAACGGTATGGGTCACGGCTTCTTAAACGCCATGGGCGTCTTTCCCCAGGCCGAGGACCTGCTGGACGAAATGGGCGCGTTTATCCAGAATGTTTGTAAAAGCCATCAATAGCCGTTGACTGCGAGCTTTATTTGCTTTTCTAAACTCTACGCTGCGCAGATTGCGCGGCAGGCATCTGTGATCAAGCGGCGCAAACAAGATCCACCTCCACGGCAATCGGGGTGGCTTGAATAAAGTGCCGGTTGGGCGATAAGCATAACGAACACACGCAAAAAAACAGCCATCACCGTAAAGGTGATGGCTGTTCGTTTGGTATTTATGAAGCGAACAGGAATTATTTCTCTGCGTACTTGTCCTCGCCGTTCCAGGAATACAGCTTACGGATCTCGGCGCCGACTTTCTCCAGCTGATGGTTGGCTTCCATCTCTCTCTTGGCCTTAAAGTGTGCCCAACCGTTGTTGCTCTCGGTGATGAACTTGGAAGCGAAGGTGCCGTCCTGAATCTCTTCCAGAACCTTCTTCATTTCCTTCTTGGTCTCATCGGTGATCAGACGCTTACCGGTCTCGTAATCGCCGAATTCAGCGGTGTTGGAGATGGAGTAACGCATCTTGGCAAAGCCGCCGTTGTAAATCAGGTCAACAATCAGCTTCATCTCATGAATGCACTCAAAGTAAGCATTTCTCGGGTCATAACCGGCCTCAACCAGGGTCTCAAAACCGGCCTTCATCAGAGCGGTTACGCCGCCGCACAGCACAGCCTGCTCACCAAACAGATCGGTCTCGGTCTCGCACTTAAAGGTGGTCTCCAGAATACCGGCACGAGCACCGCCGATACCGGCGCCGTAAGCCAGAGCAATATCCTCACAATGACCGGTAGCGTCCTGATATACAGCTACCAGACAGGGCGTACCCTTGCCCTCTTTGTACTCGGAGCGAACGGTGTGACCCGGAGCCTTGGGAGCGATCATGAACACATCTACATCGCTGGGAGGCACGATCTGCTTAAAGTGAATGTTAAAGCCGTGGGCGAAAGCCAAAGCCTTGCCGGCGGTCAGGTTCGGTTCAATGTCCTTCTTATAGATGGAAGCCTGCTTCTCATCCGGGGTCAGGATCATGATAATGTCAGCGGCCTTTGCAGCCTCAGCGGTGGTCATAACCTTCAGGCCAACGCTCTCTGCATGCTTCCAGGACTTGGAGCCCTCGTACAAACCAACAACTACGTCCACACCGCTCTCTTTCAAGTTCAACGCATGGGCGTGGCCCTGAGAACCAAAGCCGATCACGGCAACGGTCTTGCCCTTCAGGTAATCCAGATTACAATCTTCTTGATGGAAAAGTCTTGCTTCTGCCATTGTAGTTTCCTCCTAAAAAATAAGTTTAATTGAAGTCACAGTGTTGTATGATGTCGCTGTGGTTTCTTAACAATTCACATTATATCCTGTATGATGTCTGTTGTCAATAGGCAATTTAAATTTTTTATAGATGCTCCATTGCATGAAGAATGTGCAGCCGCATGGCGGTGCGGGCGCCCTCGGCATTGCGCTTCTTAATGAAGTCCATAATCAGCCGATCGTCGTTTAGATTATCAGCGCTTACATCCTTGTCCCGGGTCATGACGATCACGCCTTTTTTGATGGCATTGAAAATCACCGGCATAAACTGCTTCACAAACGCATTGTGCGTGGCATTGGCAATACTCTCATGGAACTTTTGCTCCTCTGCCGTGCGGTCCTCGCCGCTTAAGATCTTCTTTTCCACCTGCTCACCGTAGTAGCAAATCGCGTCAATTTCTTCCTGTGTTGCCCGCTGTGCAGCCAAAAAAGCGCAATCCGGTTCAAACATCAGCCGCATCTCAAACAGATCGTCCAAGCCGGAAGCAATGTCGCTCAGATCCGCCGAGTCGATCACCGTATTGGCACTGACAAAGGTGCCCTTGCCCCGCCGAATCTCCAACACACCGCTGGTGGTCAAAATTCGAATGGCCTCCCGCAAGGTGGAACGACTAACGCCCAATTCCGCCGCCAGGTCATTCTCATTAGGCAGCTTATCTCCCACCGTAAAGCGGTGCTGAGTCTCGATCATATTCAAAATCTGCTGTGCCGTACTCTCCGGTAGCATTGCCGATCTTGGCATATTCCTCACCTCTGCTCACATCATAACACAAGTTGTATGCAAAAGTCAAGGCGTTGTCTGACATCTTACAATTATAGAACTGATTTTCTGCTGTTCTTTGTTCACCCTGCACGAATTTGCCCTGCGGGGGTTGTAAATTGTGAACAAATGCTATATGATAAGGATATAAATAAGAGAATATATATAATGGAGCGTAAAAAATGAACAAAGCAACCCAATTACGATACAATATGGAGTCCCTATGCATCTATCAATTCAAGACAGACCCGGTGATGCACAGTTTACTGCACCTGCTGCGCAGCATAGAAGACGGCGAGGCTGTGCTGGAGGCGCAAAGTGCCTTTTTCAGCACACTGGCACCTCGAGACACGCTGCGCCGGTATATTTCCAAGTTGATCCTCACCGACGACAATGTATTCAGCAAAGCCGCCGCCGGCGATGCGACAGACCGTCTGCACCCTGCGATCCTGGATGGTGTTAAAAGCGACCTTGCCAAGCTGGAGGCTATTGCCGACCTGACCCCGGAAGATATTCTGCATGCAGTAGAAAATAAGGACCTGCGGGAAGTGCTGGGCACCCTGCCCCGATGGGAGAACGGCGAAGCGCTGCCGCCCCTGAGCCAAAACTGGGCGGAGCAAACGGAGGTACTGGCTGCATTCCATAAAAGAAACGGCTACGGTCTGTTTGCCAGCTACGCCGCCTTTGAGTGGCGGGATCACGCCCTCTCCCCCATCTCCGCCACGGACCCGATCCAGCTGTCCGATCTGAAGAACTATGAATTGCAGCGGAGCCAGGTGGTGGACAATACAGAGAGCTTTGTTTGCGGACTGCCCGCCAACAACGTGCTGCTGTACGGTGACCGGGGCACCGGCAAAAGCTCCACCATTCACGCCATCCTGAATGCATACAAAGAACAGGGTCTGCGCATGATCGAGATCCCCAAAAGCGCGGTGGAGGAGTTGTCCTTGATTCGGGAGTACCTGGCGGACAGCCCGATGAAATTTATCATCTATATTGATGACCTAAGCTTTGACAGCCAGGACAACGCTTTTACAGAGCTGAAAGCGGCGCTGGAGGGCGGCCTGTCTGCCTGCCAGCCCAATACGCTGATCTATGCCACCTCCAACCGGCGCCACCTAATCAAAGAGAACTTCTCTGACCGGGAGGACGATGTAAACAAAAATGACACCCGCCAGGAACAACTGTCTCTGTCCGATCGGTTTGGGCTGACCATTACCTTTATTAACCCGGACAAAAAGGATTATCTGGACATTGTGGAAAAGATTGCCGCCGATCGTGGCCTGCAAGTGGACGCCCAGCGGCTGGACGCTGCCGCCGAGCAGTGGGCCGTGCGCCGAGGCGGTCGTTCTCCCCGTTGCGCCCGCCAGTTTATCGATCATGTGGAGAGCGCTCTGCGCCGGGGCAAAGAATGGTAAAAATTCGTTCGCAAATTATTAAAAAATTTCATTTTTTGTTTACCGAATTCTAAAATTATGAACAAAAAAACCTGCTATGATAGCAGTATCAAAGAAAAGGAGCGAAAACAATGAGCAAAATTCTGGTAGTGGATGATGAATTAAACATCTGCGAATTACTGAAACTATACTTAGAGAATGAGGGCTACACGGTGTTTACCGCCAACGACGGCCAAGCCGCCGTGACCGCCTTCCAGCAGAAGGCACCGGATTTGGTACTGCTGGACATTATGCTGCCCAAGATGGACGGCTGGCAGGTGTGCCGAGAGATCCGCAAGACCTCTTCCGCCCCCATCATCATGCTCACCGCCAAGGGCGAGACCTTTGACAAGGTGCTGGGACTGGAGCTGGGCGCCGACGACTATGTGGTCAAGCCCTTTGACGCCAAAGAGGTGGTGGCCCGGGTGAAAGCTGTGCTGCGCCGCACCCAAGGCAAAAATGACAACGCCGAGGAAAGCAAGAAAGTGGTCACCTATGACAAGCTGGAGATCAACATTGCCAACTATGAATTGAAAGTCAACGGCGTGCAGATTGACACGCCGCCTAAAGAGCTGGAGCTGATCTACCACTTTGCTTCCAACCCCAACCGCGTCTTTACCCGCGACCAGCTGCTGGACGAGGTATGGGGCTTTGAGTTTTACGGTGACTCCCGCACGGTGGATGTGCATGTGAAGCGCCTGCGTGAAAAGTTAGAGGGCGTCAGTGACAAATGGGAGCTGAAAACCGTTTGGGGCGTCGGCTACAAGTTTGAGACCAAGGAATAAGTAATGGCGTTTAAGGATGTACTCGTCGGTAAAAAGCCGGTCAAAAGCAATATCTTTGCCAAATACTTCCTGCTGTTTGCCGCTATCTTTTTGGTCACTTTGACCGTGCTGGGCACCGCCCTGACCCTGATGGTCAACGCCTATTCTCAAAATGAACGCACCAACCTGCTGAAAGAGAATGTGCAAAGCGTATCCGGTACCATCAGTTCCTCATTGATCATGCAGGACATTAACAGTCGCTACAGCGTGGAAAAAGAGCTGATGTGCGAATCCCTGTATATTATTTCCAACTCTATCGACGCAGATGTATTTGTCTGTGATGTGGAGGGTAATATTATTCTGTGTAAGGAGCGGGCCTATTCCACCCCGTATTTTGGGGAGTTTACCACCTGCGCCCTGCACGACAGCTATTCCATCAGTTCCGCACTGCTGCAACGGGTGTACGAGACCGGCACCGTAACCGGGCGTATTACCGTACGCGGTCAAACCAATTATATTGTAGGCACCACCATCGTTAGCGACGGCGATGTGATCGGCTACACCTTTGCGCAGACCCAAACCGGCGTGCAGTCCCTGGCACTGGCGGTAATCCGCATTTTCCTGCTCAGCGCGCTGGCCTGTTTGATGCTGGCCTTCATCTGCATTTGGCACCTGACCAAAAAGATGGTGACCCCTTTGCAGCAAATGAGCGCTGCCGCCAAGCAATTTGCCATCGGCGACTTCTCTTACCGAGTCAAGGTGCGAGGCTGCGATGAGCTGGCGGATCTGGGCATTGCCTTTAACGATATGGCGGACGCACTGGATAAAACAGAAAGTTCCCGCGCCAGCTTTGTGGCCAATGTGTCCCACGAATTAAAAACGCCTATGACCTCCATTGCCGGGTTTATTGACGGTATTTTGGACGGCACCATCCCCAAAGAGAAACAAAACTATTACCTGGGACTGGTAAGCACCGAGGTGCGCCGACTGAGCCGCTTAGTGGTGGCCATGCTAAATATGAGCAAGATCGAGTCCGGCGAATTCCAAATGAAGCCCAATAACTATGACATCTCTGACCAAATCATCCGTATTCTTTTGACCTTTGAACAAAAGATCGAGAAGAAGAATATTGAGATCATCGGGCTGGAGGACCTGCAGCCCCAGTACATTGTGGCGGACCCGGATATGATCTACCAGGTGATCTACAACCTGTTTGACAACGCAGTGAAGTTTACCAACGAGGACGGCTTTATCAAGGTTACGCTGGAGGATTTGGGCAGCCAAATTCGTGTAAGTATTAAGAACAGCGGCGCCGGCATTAAGGCCGAGGAGCTGTCCCGCGTGTTTGAGCGCTTCTATAAAGTTGACAAATCCCGCAGCCTGGACGCCAAGGGTGCCGGACTGGGATTATATATCGTAAAAATGATGGTGGAAATGCACTCCGGCAGAATTTATGCCAAGAGTGAAGACGAAAACACCGCGGAATTCGTATTCACCCTACCCAAGACATTCACCCCCGTCAATAAAAAAGGAGCAAAAGAAGCATGAGCGACTATGAACAGAACCCGATAAACGGCAGCCAGCCCCCCCAGGGGGACAGCCAACCGAACACCGGCTATACGCCATATCAACAACCGGGCACCTATTACACACCACCCCAACCGGAGCAGTCCCAAACGCCGCCCACCGGCGACAACGGCACCACCTATCACTACGCCTACCACAGCGGCAACCAGCCCGGCGCAGCCTACAACGGCCAGCAGACCGGTGCCGCTGACCATACCACCCAGGCACAGTCCACCGGCCAGACTTACGGCACCCCCACAGAGCCGCCGGAGCCGGGCAAGCCGGAAAAAAAGAAGAACAAAAAGACAATTGCCATCGTGGTGAGCGTGCTGGTGGTGTGTGTGGTGATCGCCGTTACCGGCATTGTACTGGCAGCCACCGGCGTACTCTCCGGGGATAAGGAAGAAAAAACAGACGGCACCTCCACCTCTCAGGACAGCGGATCTGACACACAGACCGTCAGCGGCGGCAGCGTGGCAACCAAGGACGACAGCGGCAACCTGACTGTTGCCGGCGTAGCCAAAAAAGCCATGGACTCCTGCGTGGGTATTACCGTCTATTCCAAGCAGAATTCCTACAGCAACTTCTACGGCTACGGCTCCAATAACAGCTCCGACAGCAGTGACGACCAGCAAGCCAGCGGCGAGGGCTCCGGCGTGATTATGAAGGAAGCGAACGGCAAGACCTATATTATGACCTGTGCCCATGTGATCGCCGACGGCAGCAGCTTTAAGGTGACCCTGAATAACGGCAAAGAATACACCGCCACAATGGTGGGTGCCGACAGCCAAACGGACATCGGCGTGCTTTCCATTGAAGCCACCGGGCTGCAAGCAGCCACCTTTGCCGACAGCAAAAGCCTGACCGTCGGCGAGCAAGTGGTGGCCATCGGCTGTCCCGGCGGTCTGGAATTCAAGAACAGCGTCACCAGCGGCTATATTTCCGCTTTGGATCGCCCGGTGGAAAGCTCCATCGGCTACGACAACGAGTGTATCCAAACGGACGCAGCCATCAATCCGGGCAACTCCGGCGGCGCGCTGTTTAACATGCAGGGT comes from Oscillospiraceae bacterium and encodes:
- a CDS encoding trypsin-like peptidase domain-containing protein — encoded protein: MSDYEQNPINGSQPPQGDSQPNTGYTPYQQPGTYYTPPQPEQSQTPPTGDNGTTYHYAYHSGNQPGAAYNGQQTGAADHTTQAQSTGQTYGTPTEPPEPGKPEKKKNKKTIAIVVSVLVVCVVIAVTGIVLAATGVLSGDKEEKTDGTSTSQDSGSDTQTVSGGSVATKDDSGNLTVAGVAKKAMDSCVGITVYSKQNSYSNFYGYGSNNSSDSSDDQQASGEGSGVIMKEANGKTYIMTCAHVIADGSSFKVTLNNGKEYTATMVGADSQTDIGVLSIEATGLQAATFADSKSLTVGEQVVAIGCPGGLEFKNSVTSGYISALDRPVESSIGYDNECIQTDAAINPGNSGGALFNMQGQVIGINSSKIASTEYEGMGFAVPSSTAVDTANSLIKNGYVAGRAKIGVTYNTITSYNNADAILSALTEKGFKNAKGTMVINQVSSDSDLAGKQVKQYDMIVAVNGKTMTSTDVMTQVLSDSKPGDTIKLTIARIEGNQIKTFKVDCKLIESKGN
- a CDS encoding ATP-binding protein, with translation MAFKDVLVGKKPVKSNIFAKYFLLFAAIFLVTLTVLGTALTLMVNAYSQNERTNLLKENVQSVSGTISSSLIMQDINSRYSVEKELMCESLYIISNSIDADVFVCDVEGNIILCKERAYSTPYFGEFTTCALHDSYSISSALLQRVYETGTVTGRITVRGQTNYIVGTTIVSDGDVIGYTFAQTQTGVQSLALAVIRIFLLSALACLMLAFICIWHLTKKMVTPLQQMSAAAKQFAIGDFSYRVKVRGCDELADLGIAFNDMADALDKTESSRASFVANVSHELKTPMTSIAGFIDGILDGTIPKEKQNYYLGLVSTEVRRLSRLVVAMLNMSKIESGEFQMKPNNYDISDQIIRILLTFEQKIEKKNIEIIGLEDLQPQYIVADPDMIYQVIYNLFDNAVKFTNEDGFIKVTLEDLGSQIRVSIKNSGAGIKAEELSRVFERFYKVDKSRSLDAKGAGLGLYIVKMMVEMHSGRIYAKSEDENTAEFVFTLPKTFTPVNKKGAKEA
- a CDS encoding response regulator transcription factor — translated: MSKILVVDDELNICELLKLYLENEGYTVFTANDGQAAVTAFQQKAPDLVLLDIMLPKMDGWQVCREIRKTSSAPIIMLTAKGETFDKVLGLELGADDYVVKPFDAKEVVARVKAVLRRTQGKNDNAEESKKVVTYDKLEINIANYELKVNGVQIDTPPKELELIYHFASNPNRVFTRDQLLDEVWGFEFYGDSRTVDVHVKRLREKLEGVSDKWELKTVWGVGYKFETKE